One genomic window of Pseudomonas sp. LFM046 includes the following:
- a CDS encoding flavin-dependent monooxygenase → MLDHDLIRQRLKQRARELVPVLRERAPLAAKNGQLPEETIRDFQEAGFFRILQPARWEGYELEPKDFFEVQMTLAEGCMSSAWVLGVVAIHNWQLALFDDRAAQDVWGQDSSVLISSSYMPVGKVTRVDGGFRLSGRWGFSSGSKHCQWAFLGAMVPPAKEGDGPDYRTFLVPRSDYSIIDNWDVMGLEATGSHDVLVEDVFVPEHRTHRSIDGFLQNSPGNAVNTSPLFRLPFGQIFVRAVSSSTIGALQGAIELFVQANKGRVGVNDGRKIIQDPGAQTALANAMVTVDECRTVLLRNFELMMERAKAGEALTMAERVKMRYDSAIVPDKCAEAVKALMYNSGASTIFRQHGINRAFRDIHTGRAHVANCPGKYALNLGGVEMGLDSTDFFL, encoded by the coding sequence ATGCTCGACCACGACCTGATTCGCCAACGCCTGAAACAACGCGCCCGTGAACTCGTGCCGGTACTGCGCGAGCGCGCGCCCCTGGCCGCAAAGAACGGCCAGCTGCCCGAAGAGACGATCCGTGACTTCCAGGAAGCGGGCTTCTTCCGCATCCTCCAGCCCGCGCGCTGGGAGGGCTACGAGCTGGAGCCCAAGGACTTCTTCGAGGTGCAGATGACCCTCGCTGAAGGCTGCATGTCCTCGGCCTGGGTGCTGGGTGTGGTGGCCATCCACAACTGGCAGCTGGCGCTGTTCGATGACCGTGCTGCGCAAGACGTCTGGGGCCAGGATTCGAGCGTGCTGATTTCCTCGTCCTATATGCCGGTGGGCAAGGTCACCCGCGTCGACGGCGGCTTTCGCCTCAGCGGCCGCTGGGGTTTCTCCTCCGGCAGCAAGCACTGCCAGTGGGCCTTCCTCGGCGCCATGGTGCCCCCGGCAAAGGAAGGCGACGGCCCGGACTACCGCACCTTCCTGGTTCCGCGCAGCGACTACAGCATCATCGACAACTGGGACGTGATGGGCCTGGAAGCCACCGGCTCCCACGATGTCCTGGTGGAAGACGTGTTCGTGCCCGAGCACCGCACCCACCGCTCCATCGACGGCTTCCTGCAGAACAGCCCGGGCAACGCGGTGAACACCTCGCCGCTGTTCCGTCTGCCGTTCGGTCAGATCTTCGTGCGCGCGGTGTCGTCCTCCACCATCGGCGCGCTGCAAGGGGCCATCGAGCTCTTCGTCCAGGCCAACAAGGGCCGCGTCGGGGTCAACGATGGCCGCAAGATCATCCAGGACCCCGGCGCCCAGACCGCCCTGGCCAACGCCATGGTCACGGTGGACGAATGCCGCACCGTGCTGCTGCGCAACTTCGAGCTGATGATGGAGCGCGCCAAGGCCGGCGAGGCGCTGACCATGGCCGAGCGGGTGAAGATGCGCTACGACTCGGCCATCGTCCCGGACAAGTGCGCCGAGGCGGTGAAGGCCCTGATGTACAACAGCGGTGCCTCCACCATCTTCCGCCAGCACGGTATCAACCGCGCGTTCCGCGATATCCACACCGGCCGCGCCCACGTGGCCAACTGCCCGGGCAAGTACGCGCTCAATCTGGGCGGCGTGGAAATGGGGTTGGACAGTACCGACTTCTTCCTCTGA
- a CDS encoding LLM class flavin-dependent oxidoreductase, with translation MKFSLIYEAQTIDSSREGDRRIFDETVEQAVLADKLGFDNFWCVEHTALTNYSHMSAPETMLAFVAGKTERIGIGHGVVCLPPAMNHPVKVAERIATLDLLSKGRVHFGVGKGGTQQEAGTFGYDLATLQPQIDEAMYLIPKMFVQDEIEHNGDFVKIPKRPIHPKPYQDPHPPMYLACTNTESLKNAGGRGMGALVLGFGGPEEIAKKVAVYHEAWDNRDEKDQVGFRPNRHIAALCPAIVLDDNEKARHIGIRGQRYFMESLAYWYAGGERPDPEKWKDDTFVDGNGQAVIKSRFASEEVKVDFSDPTMAMMNPNHAYGTVNDCIGYVQRLIDAGADEILFICQMGTVPQWAQLETLKNIGEHVIPYFRKQNGLT, from the coding sequence ATGAAATTCTCCCTGATCTATGAGGCACAGACGATCGACAGCAGCCGCGAAGGCGACCGTCGCATCTTCGACGAAACCGTCGAGCAGGCCGTGCTCGCCGACAAGCTCGGTTTCGACAATTTCTGGTGCGTGGAACACACCGCGCTGACCAACTACTCCCACATGTCCGCGCCGGAAACCATGCTGGCCTTCGTCGCCGGCAAGACCGAGCGCATCGGCATCGGCCACGGCGTGGTCTGCCTGCCGCCGGCCATGAACCACCCGGTGAAAGTGGCTGAGCGCATCGCCACCCTCGACCTGCTGTCCAAGGGCCGTGTGCACTTCGGCGTCGGCAAGGGCGGCACCCAGCAGGAAGCCGGCACCTTCGGCTACGACCTGGCCACCCTGCAGCCGCAGATCGACGAAGCCATGTACCTGATCCCGAAAATGTTCGTCCAGGACGAGATCGAACATAACGGCGACTTCGTGAAGATCCCCAAGCGCCCCATCCATCCCAAGCCCTACCAGGACCCGCACCCGCCGATGTACCTGGCGTGCACCAACACCGAGTCGCTGAAGAACGCCGGCGGCCGTGGCATGGGCGCCCTGGTGCTGGGCTTCGGCGGCCCCGAGGAAATCGCCAAGAAAGTGGCCGTGTACCACGAAGCCTGGGACAACCGTGACGAGAAGGACCAGGTCGGTTTCCGCCCGAATCGCCACATCGCCGCCCTGTGCCCGGCCATCGTCCTCGACGACAACGAGAAGGCCCGCCACATCGGCATCCGCGGCCAGCGCTACTTCATGGAATCCCTGGCCTACTGGTACGCCGGCGGCGAACGTCCGGACCCGGAGAAGTGGAAGGACGACACCTTCGTCGACGGCAACGGCCAGGCAGTGATCAAGTCGCGCTTCGCCTCCGAAGAGGTCAAGGTCGACTTCTCCGACCCGACCATGGCGATGATGAACCCCAACCATGCCTACGGCACCGTCAACGACTGCATCGGCTACGTGCAGCGCCTGATCGATGCCGGCGCCGACGAAATCCTCTTCATCTGCCAGATGGGCACCGTGCCTCAGTGGGCGCAGCTGGAGACGCTGAAGAACATCGGCGAGCACGTGATTCCCTACTTCCGCAAACAGAACGGACTGACCTGA
- the fusA gene encoding elongation factor G, with translation MARTTPISHYRNIGIVAHVDAGKTTTTERVLYYTGVNHKMGEVHDGAATMDWMVQEQERGITITSAATTAFWTGSRKQLDKFRINIIDTPGHVDFTIEVERSLRVLDGAVVVFSGADGVEPQSETVWRQADKYHVPRIAYVNKMDRAGADFLRVVEQIRQRLGHTPVPIQLPIGQEENFNGQIDLIRMKAIYWNDADQGASFREEEIPDELLDDAQHWRNVMLEVAAEANEELMTKYLDEGELSEEEIKAGLRIRTLSCEVVPAVCGSSFKNKGVPLVLDAVVELLPAPTEIPSIRGTHPDHPDKEDERHADDTEPFSSLAFKIATDPFVGTLTFIRVYSGVLNSGDAVLNSVKGKKERVGRMVQMHANHRAEIKEVRAGDIAALIGMKDVTTGDTLCDLTRPIILERMDFPEPVISIAVEPKTKADQEKMGIALGRLAQEDPSFRVKTDEETGQTIISGMGELHLDIIVDRMKREFNVEANTGKPQVAYRETIRKTCEIEGKFVRQSGGRGQYGHCWIRFAPADEGKEGLEFVNEVVGGVVPREFIPAIQKGIEEQMKNGVLAGYPLIGLKAAVFDGSYHDVDSSEMAFKIAASMATKQLSQKGGAVLLEPVMKLEVVTPEEYMGDIMGDLNRRRGLIHGMEDGLSGKIVRAEVPLGEMFGYATDVRSMSQGRASFSMEFARYADVPASIAEVIVKKSG, from the coding sequence ATGGCACGTACAACCCCCATCAGCCATTACCGCAATATCGGCATAGTGGCCCACGTGGATGCCGGCAAGACCACCACCACCGAGCGGGTCCTGTACTACACCGGGGTCAACCACAAGATGGGCGAGGTGCACGACGGCGCCGCGACCATGGACTGGATGGTCCAGGAGCAGGAGCGCGGCATCACCATCACCTCGGCCGCCACCACCGCCTTCTGGACCGGCTCGCGCAAGCAGTTGGACAAGTTCCGCATCAACATCATCGACACCCCCGGCCACGTGGATTTCACCATCGAGGTAGAGCGCTCCCTGCGGGTGCTGGACGGCGCCGTCGTGGTGTTCAGCGGTGCCGATGGCGTGGAGCCGCAATCCGAGACCGTCTGGCGCCAGGCCGACAAGTACCACGTGCCGCGCATCGCCTATGTGAACAAGATGGACCGCGCCGGTGCCGACTTCCTGCGGGTGGTGGAGCAGATCAGGCAGCGCCTCGGCCATACGCCCGTGCCCATCCAGCTGCCCATCGGCCAGGAAGAGAATTTCAACGGCCAGATCGACCTGATCCGCATGAAGGCCATCTACTGGAACGACGCCGACCAGGGCGCCAGCTTCCGCGAAGAGGAGATCCCGGACGAGCTGCTGGACGACGCGCAGCACTGGCGCAACGTCATGCTGGAAGTGGCGGCCGAGGCCAATGAAGAGCTGATGACCAAGTACCTCGACGAGGGCGAACTGTCCGAGGAGGAGATCAAGGCGGGGCTGCGCATCCGCACCCTGTCCTGCGAGGTGGTTCCGGCGGTGTGCGGCTCGTCTTTCAAGAACAAGGGCGTGCCCCTGGTGCTGGATGCCGTGGTCGAGTTGCTGCCGGCGCCCACCGAGATTCCCTCCATCCGGGGCACCCACCCGGATCACCCGGACAAGGAAGACGAACGCCACGCTGACGACACCGAGCCGTTCTCCTCCCTGGCCTTCAAGATCGCCACCGACCCCTTCGTCGGCACCCTGACCTTCATCCGCGTCTACTCCGGCGTGCTCAATTCCGGGGATGCCGTGCTCAATTCGGTGAAGGGCAAGAAGGAGCGCGTCGGCCGCATGGTGCAGATGCACGCCAACCACCGCGCGGAAATCAAGGAAGTGCGTGCCGGCGACATCGCCGCGCTGATCGGCATGAAGGACGTCACCACCGGCGACACGCTGTGCGACCTCACCAGACCCATCATCCTCGAGCGCATGGACTTCCCCGAGCCGGTGATATCCATCGCCGTGGAACCCAAGACCAAGGCCGACCAGGAAAAAATGGGCATCGCCCTCGGCAGGCTCGCCCAGGAAGACCCCTCATTCCGGGTGAAGACGGACGAGGAGACGGGGCAGACCATCATTTCCGGCATGGGCGAACTGCACCTGGACATCATCGTCGACCGCATGAAGCGCGAGTTCAACGTCGAGGCCAATACCGGCAAGCCGCAGGTCGCCTACCGCGAGACGATCCGCAAGACCTGCGAGATCGAGGGCAAGTTCGTCCGCCAGTCCGGCGGTCGTGGCCAGTACGGCCACTGCTGGATTCGCTTCGCCCCGGCGGACGAGGGCAAGGAAGGGTTGGAGTTCGTCAATGAAGTGGTGGGCGGCGTCGTCCCTCGCGAGTTCATCCCGGCCATCCAGAAGGGCATCGAGGAGCAGATGAAGAACGGCGTGCTCGCGGGCTATCCCCTGATCGGCCTGAAGGCGGCGGTGTTCGACGGCTCCTACCACGACGTGGATTCCAGCGAGATGGCCTTCAAGATCGCCGCCTCCATGGCCACCAAGCAGCTGTCGCAGAAGGGCGGCGCGGTGCTGCTGGAGCCGGTGATGAAACTGGAGGTGGTGACGCCTGAGGAGTACATGGGCGACATCATGGGCGACCTCAACCGCAGGCGCGGCCTGATCCACGGCATGGAAGACGGGCTGTCCGGGAAGATCGTCCGCGCCGAGGTGCCCCTGGGCGAGATGTTTGGCTACGCCACCGACGTGCGCTCGATGTCCCAGGGCCGGGCCAGCTTCTCCATGGAATTCGCCCGTTATGCTGACGTGCCGGCGAGCATTGCCGAGGTGATTGTGAAGAAGTCGGGGTGA
- a CDS encoding EthD domain-containing protein, with amino-acid sequence MEKIIYTLWRTPQDSAEAFSQRLRGELADQLLTLGAQGLQINLVDADVAPAAGLRQENNRPLPDATLSLWADSANTESRRPFDEVLTPATSRLAAYLVSESVVIRNTRFPAKLGERTHGFSQIAFLSCPPRLTRDAWLDVWRNYHTRVAIDTQDNFLYVQNLVVRPLTHGATPLDAIVEEAFPPAAMTDPMAFFDAVGDAEKFQKNLAAMMESCNRFIDFDRIDVLPTSQYVIKTATAS; translated from the coding sequence GTGGAAAAGATCATCTACACCCTGTGGCGCACCCCGCAGGACAGCGCCGAAGCCTTCTCCCAGCGCCTGCGTGGCGAGCTGGCCGATCAGCTCCTCACCCTGGGCGCCCAGGGTCTGCAGATCAACCTGGTGGACGCGGATGTCGCCCCCGCCGCCGGCCTGCGCCAGGAAAACAACCGCCCGCTGCCGGATGCCACCCTGTCCCTCTGGGCCGACAGCGCCAACACGGAAAGCCGCCGTCCCTTCGATGAAGTCCTCACCCCGGCCACCAGCCGTCTGGCGGCCTATCTGGTGAGCGAATCGGTGGTGATCCGCAATACGCGCTTCCCGGCCAAACTCGGCGAGCGCACCCACGGTTTCTCCCAGATCGCCTTCCTCAGCTGCCCGCCGCGCCTGACCCGCGACGCCTGGCTGGACGTCTGGCGCAACTACCACACCCGTGTGGCCATCGACACCCAGGACAACTTCCTCTACGTGCAGAACCTGGTGGTGCGCCCCCTGACCCATGGCGCCACGCCGCTGGACGCCATTGTCGAGGAAGCCTTCCCGCCGGCCGCGATGACCGACCCGATGGCTTTCTTCGATGCCGTGGGTGATGCAGAGAAGTTCCAGAAGAACCTCGCGGCCATGATGGAGAGCTGCAATCGCTTCATCGATTTCGACCGGATCGATGTGCTGCCCACCAGCCAGTACGTGATCAAGACCGCTACCGCGAGCTGA